The Euleptes europaea isolate rEulEur1 chromosome 19, rEulEur1.hap1, whole genome shotgun sequence genome includes a window with the following:
- the PIK3CD gene encoding phosphatidylinositol 4,5-bisphosphate 3-kinase catalytic subunit delta isoform, with product MPPGIYCPLEFWSQEANRSIDVDFLLPTGIYLRLTVSCNASLGIIKQVVWHHAQYEPLFQMLSGPEAYVFTCINQTAEQQELEDEQRRLCDIQPFLPVLRLVARQGDRAKKLINSQISLLIGKGLHEFDSLCDPEVNSFRARMQQFCEARAARRQELSWKAWMEYSFPVQLEPLANALRSSPHRGPNKNIFINVRFESGGESFTFQISLQEFPVTLISYAVKKQATVFRHQRVESPEDYTLQVNGKCEYLHGNYPLYQFQYICECLHRGLLPHLTVVHSSSILALREEQTNGIIHSPKKAPNAPPVPEKKPTSTSLWSLEQPYSIDLVRGCKVNADERMKLVVQAGLYHGNEMLCKMVSSSEVNVCSEPTWGQRLEFEINVCDLPRMARLCLALYAVVEKAKKARSTKKKSKKADCPIAWVNVMLFDYRDQLKTGECFLPMWSSFPDEKDELLNPMGSVQTNPNTESAAALVIRFPTSAFSPVYYPCLEQMLEEGRKAPCLRYTVEDPEERQQLKEILERRSHTELYEHEKDLVWKMRYQIRDQYPGALAKLLLVTKWNKHEDVAQMIHLLQTWPELPVLNALELLDFSFPDRYVGSFTVNSLKKLTDDELFQYLLQLVQVLKYESYLECELVKFLLDRALSNRKIGHFLFWHLRSEMHVPSVALRFGLILEAYCRGSTHHMKALMKQGEALHKMRALNDIIKTSAQKNPKPQTKEFMHTCLRQETYLEALSNLQSPLNPSILLAKVSVDLCTFMDSKMKPLWIVFNNEEIGGTNVGVIFKNGDDLRQDMLTLQMIHLMDILWKKEGLDLRMTPYGCLSTGDKTGLIEVILHSDTIANIQLNKSNMAATAAFNKDALLNWLKSKNPGDALEHAIEEFTLSCAGYCVATYVLGIGDRHSDNIMIQENGQLFHIDFGHFLGNFKTKFGINRERVPFILTYDFVHVIQQGKTSNSEKFERFRGYCERAYMILRCHGLLFLHLFALMKAAGLPELSCSKDIQYLKDSLALGKADEEARKHFHLKFNEALRESWKTKVNWLAHNVSKDNRQ from the exons ATGCCCCCTGGCATTTACTGCCCCCTTGAGTTTTGGTCCCAGGAAGCAAACCGGAGCATCGACGTGGATTTCCTCTTGCCCACCGGAATCTATTTGAGACTCACCGTTTCCTGCAATGCCAGCCTGGGCATTATCAAGCAG GTGGTCTGGCACCATGCCCAGTACGAGCCCCTCTTCCAGATGCTCAGCGGTCCGGAGGCCTATGTCTTCACCTGCATCAACCAGACGGCCGAGCAGCAGGAGCTGGAAGACGAGCAGCGCCGCCTCTGTGACATCCAGCCCTTCCTGCCGGTTTTGCGGCTCGTGGCTCGCCAAGGAGATCGGGCCAAGAAGCTGATCAACTCGCAAATCAGTCTGCTGATCGGCAAAG GTTTGCACGAGTTCGACTCTCTGTGTGACCCAGAAGTGAACAGTTTCCGTGCCCGGATGCAACAGTTCTGCGAAGCGAGGGCAGCCAGACGGCAAGAGCTGAGCTGGAAGGCCTGGATGGAGTACAGCTTCCCCGTACAGCTGGAGCCCTTGGCCAACGCCCTCCGGAGCAGCCCCCACCGGGGTCCCAACAAGAACATCTTCATCAATGTCCGATTTGAATCTGGAGGG GAGAGCTTCACCTTCCAGATCTCCCTGCAGGAATTCCCTGTGACGCTCATCAGCTACGCGGTCAAGAAGCAAGCCACTGTCTTCCGCCACCAAAGAGTGGAAAGCCCTGAGGATTACACGCTGCAGGTGAACGGGAAATGCGAATATCTCCATGGGAACTACCCCTTGTATCAGTTCCAG tacATCTGTGAGTGTCTGCACCGTGGTTTGCTGCCTCACCTCACCGTGGTACACTCGTCTTCCATCTTGGCATTGCGGGAGGAGCAGACCAATGGAATCATCCACTCCCCCAAAAAGGCCCCCAATGCACCTCCAGTCCCCGAGAAAAAG CCAACTTCTACCTCTCTGTGGTCGCTGGAGCAGCCGTATTCTATTGACTTGGTGCGAGGCTGCAAGGTGAACGCCGATGAGCGGATGAAG CTGGTTGTCCAGGCGGGCCTGTATCACGGCAACGAGATGCTCTGCAAAATGGTGTCCAGCTCCGAGGTCAACGTTTGCTCGGAACCTACGTGGGGTCAGAGGCTGGAATTCGAGATCAATGTCTGCGACCTCCCCCGCATGGCACGGCTCTGCCTGGCCCTCTATGCTGTCGTCGAGAAGGCCAAGAAGGCAAGGTCCACCAAGAAGAAGTCCAAGAAAGCC GACTGCCCGATTGCCTGGGTGAACGTCATGCTGTTTGACTACCGAGACCAGCTGAAAACCGGGGAATGTTTCCTCCCGATGTGGTCCTCCTTCCCAG ATGAGAAAGACGAGCTCTTGAACCCGATGGGCTCCGTCCAGACCAACCCCAACACGGAGAGCGCCGCGGCCCTGGTCATCCGTTTCCCCACCTCTGCCTTCTCTCCCGTGTACTATCCCTGCCTTGAACAG AtgctggaggagggaagaaaagcaCCATGTCTCCGTTACACAGTAGAGGATCCAGAAGAG AGGCAACAACTGAAGGAGATCTTGGAGCGCAGGTCCCACACGGAACTCTACGAGCACGAAAAGGACCTGGTCTGGAAAATGAGGTACCAGATCCGGGACCAGTACCCAGGTGCCTTAGCTAAGCTGCTGCTTGTAACCAAGTGGAACAAACACGAAGATGTAGCTCAG ATGATCCACTTGCTGCAAACCTGGCCGGAGCTGCCAGTCCTCAATGCCCTGGAGCTGCTGGACTTCAGCTTCCCTGACCGCTACGTGGGCTCTTTCACTGTCAACTCCCTGAAAAAGCTGAC GGACGATGAATTGTTCCAGTATCTTCTGCAGCTGGTCCAAGTGCTGAAGTACGAATCTTATTTGGAGTGTGAATTAGTCAAGTTCCTGTTGGACAGGGCCTTGTCCAATCGCAAAATAGGACACTTCCTCTTCTGGCATCTCAG ATCAGAGATGCACGTCCCTTCGGTTGCCTTGAGGTTTGGCCTGATCCTGGAGGCTTACTGCCGGGGCAGCACCCACCACATGAAGGCGCTGATGAAGCAG GGTGAGGCCCTTCACAAGATGAGGGCCTTGAACGACATCATCAAGACGAGTGCCCAGAAGAACCCCAAGCCCCAGACGAAGGAGTTCATGCACACCTGTCTGCGGCAAGAGACTTACCTGGAGGCCCTCTCCAACCTCCAGTCCCCCTTGAACCCCAGCATCCTTCTGGCAAAAGTCAG TGTGGATCTTTGCACTTTCATGGATTCCAAGATGAAGCCCCTGTGGATCGTCTTTAACAATGAAGAAATAGGGGGCACCAACGTGGGCGTCATTTTCAAAAACGGAGACG ATCTTCGCCAGGACATGCTGACCCTGCAGATGATTCATCTGATGGACATTTTGTGGAAGAAAGAGGGCCTGGACTTGAG GATGACCCCTTACGGCTGCCTCTCCACCGGAGACAAGACAGGCCTGATTGAAGTGATCCTGCACTCGGATACCATCGCCAACATCCAGCTCAACAAGAGCAATATGGCTGCCACGGCCGCCTTCAACAAGGACGCTTTGCTGAACTGGCTGAAATCCAAGAATCCCGG TGATGCGCTGGAGCATGCCATCGAGGAGTTCACGCTGTCATGCGCCGGCTACTGCGTGGCAACATATGTGCTGGGGATTGGTGACCGCCACAGCGACAACATCATGATTCAAGAGAACGGCCAG CTGTTCCATATTGACTTTGGTCATTTTCTGGGCAACTTCAAGACCAAGTTTGGCATCAACCGAGAACGGGTCCCTTTCATTCTGACCTACGACTTTGTCCACGTGATCCAGCAAGGGAAAACGAGCAACAGTGAGAAATTTGAACG CTTCCGAGGCTACTGCGAGCGAGCGTACATGATCCTCCGCTGCCACGGCCTCCTCTTCCTGCATCTCTTTGCGCTGATGAAAGCAGCCGGCCTGCCGGAACTCAGCTGCTCCAAAGACATCCAGTACCTCAAA gaCTCGCTGGCTTTAGGGAAAGCGGATGAAGAAGCCAGAAAGCATTTCCACCTCAAGTTCAACGAGGCCCTGCGGGAGAGCTGGAAGACCAAGGTCAACTGGCTGGCACACAACGTCTCCAAGGACAACAGGCAGTAG